Proteins encoded within one genomic window of Siniperca chuatsi isolate FFG_IHB_CAS linkage group LG4, ASM2008510v1, whole genome shotgun sequence:
- the mpi gene encoding mannose-6-phosphate isomerase isoform X1, which translates to MEEVRVFPLTCAVQNYAWGKVGQDSEVAKLVVGGDPLAVIEDGKPYAELWMGAHPKGDAQIKDNRIAQTTLGQWIAHFPACLGSKVKDTFQGQLPFLFKVLSVNTALSIQAHPNRELAARLHAQFPEHYPDHNHKPEMAIALTRFQGLCGFRPVEEILGFLKSVPEFRALVGNEAAEELQCSMGDAVHTSQVLKKCFTRMMNCEKKVFVDQLNMLVKRVTEEGAAGKDTSSSNGDLLLRLHSQYPGDIGCFSIYFLNHMVLDPGQAMFLGANEPHAYLYGDCIECMACSDNTVRAGLTPKYIDVNTLCEMLSYSPAPASSKIFPCVQDASDPCVTLYDPPVPDFTVMRIQVAASVKQYTVAPVDSASILLVIEGDAMATSAAALSDITLRRGTVLFVSANESVSLHITSPSGMTMFRACCLL; encoded by the exons ATGGAGGAAGTGAGAG TGTTTCCCCTGACCTGTGCCGTGCAAAATTATGCGTGGGGGAAGGTCGGGCAGGACAGCGAGGTGGCCAAACTAGTGGTTGGTGGAGACCCGCTAGCTGTCATAGAGGATGGCAAGCCCTATGCAGAG CTGTGGATGGGTGCCCACCCAAAAGGTGATGCCCAGATTAAAGACAACAGGATCGCACAGACCACGCTGGGCCAGTGGATCGCCCACTTCCCTGCCTGCCTGGGCTCCAAGGTCAAAGACACCTTCCAGGGTCAGCTGCCCTTCCTCTTCAAAGTCCTCTCTGTCAATACAGCCCTGTCCATACAGGCCCACCCCAACAGA GAGTTAGCTGCTCGTCTCCATGCTCAGTTTCCGGAGCACTATCCAGACCACAACCACAAGCCGGAGATGGCCATCGCTCTCACCCGCTTCCAGGGCCTCTGTGGCTTCAGACCAGTGGAGGAGATCCTGGGATTCCTCAAAT CTGTCCCAGAGTTCCGGGCTCTGGTGGGAAATGAGGCAGCGGAGGAGCTGCAGTGCAGCATGGGAGATGCGGTTCATACGAGCCAGGTGCTGAAGAAGTGCTTCACCAGGATGATGAACTGTGAGAAGAAGGTGTTCGTGGATCAGCTCAACATGCTGGTCAAGAGAGTCACGGAAGAGG GTGCAGCAGGGAAGGACACTTCAAGCAGCAACGGTGACCTGCTGCTCCGCCTTCACTCCCAGTATCCCGGAGACATCGGCTGCTTCTCCATCTACTTCCTCAACCACATGGTCCTGGATCCAGGCCAGGCCATGTTCCTGGGAGCCAACGAGCCTCATGCTTACCTTTACGGAG ACTGTATTGAGTGTATGGCCTGCTCAGACAACACGGTGAGGGCCGGTCTGACACCGAAATACATTGATGTTAACACGCTGTGTGAGATGCTGAGCTACAGCCCAGCACCCGCCAGCTCCAAAATCTTCCCATGTGTCCAGGACGCTTCAGACCCCTGCGTGACCCTGTACGACCCCCCAGTGCCAGACTTCACTGTCATGAGGATACAG GTCGCAGCCTCTGTGAAGCAGTACACTGTTGCTCCGGTCGACAGCGCCAGCATCCTCCTGGTCATTGAAGGCGACGCCATGGCAACCTCTGCCGCCGCCCTCTCTGACATCACGCTGAGGCGGGGCACCGTCCTGTTTGTCTCGGCCAACGAGAGCGTCTCCTTGCACATCACCTCCCCGTCAGGGATGACCATGTTCCGAGCCTGCTGCCTCCTGTag
- the mpi gene encoding mannose-6-phosphate isomerase isoform X3: MEEVRVFPLTCAVQNYAWGKVGQDSEVAKLVVGGDPLAVIEDGKPYAELWMGAHPKGDAQIKDNRIAQTTLGQWIAHFPACLGSKVKDTFQGQLPFLFKVLSVNTALSIQAHPNRELAARLHAQFPEHYPDHNHKPEMAIALTRFQGLCGFRPVEEILGFLKSVPEFRALVGNEAAEELQCSMGDAVHTSQVLKKCFTRMMNCEKKVFVDQLNMLVKRVTEEGAAGKDTSSSNGDLLLRLHSQYPGDIGCFSIYFLNHMVLDPGQAMFLGANEPHAYLYGGPEKSTVEIGPLLSLLLNYGTAYPST, encoded by the exons ATGGAGGAAGTGAGAG TGTTTCCCCTGACCTGTGCCGTGCAAAATTATGCGTGGGGGAAGGTCGGGCAGGACAGCGAGGTGGCCAAACTAGTGGTTGGTGGAGACCCGCTAGCTGTCATAGAGGATGGCAAGCCCTATGCAGAG CTGTGGATGGGTGCCCACCCAAAAGGTGATGCCCAGATTAAAGACAACAGGATCGCACAGACCACGCTGGGCCAGTGGATCGCCCACTTCCCTGCCTGCCTGGGCTCCAAGGTCAAAGACACCTTCCAGGGTCAGCTGCCCTTCCTCTTCAAAGTCCTCTCTGTCAATACAGCCCTGTCCATACAGGCCCACCCCAACAGA GAGTTAGCTGCTCGTCTCCATGCTCAGTTTCCGGAGCACTATCCAGACCACAACCACAAGCCGGAGATGGCCATCGCTCTCACCCGCTTCCAGGGCCTCTGTGGCTTCAGACCAGTGGAGGAGATCCTGGGATTCCTCAAAT CTGTCCCAGAGTTCCGGGCTCTGGTGGGAAATGAGGCAGCGGAGGAGCTGCAGTGCAGCATGGGAGATGCGGTTCATACGAGCCAGGTGCTGAAGAAGTGCTTCACCAGGATGATGAACTGTGAGAAGAAGGTGTTCGTGGATCAGCTCAACATGCTGGTCAAGAGAGTCACGGAAGAGG GTGCAGCAGGGAAGGACACTTCAAGCAGCAACGGTGACCTGCTGCTCCGCCTTCACTCCCAGTATCCCGGAGACATCGGCTGCTTCTCCATCTACTTCCTCAACCACATGGTCCTGGATCCAGGCCAGGCCATGTTCCTGGGAGCCAACGAGCCTCATGCTTACCTTTACGGAG GTCCAGAAAAAAGCACAGTGGAGATCGGGCCTTTGCTATCGCTGCTCCTAAATTATGGAACAGCCTACCCCTCCACATGA
- the mpi gene encoding mannose-6-phosphate isomerase isoform X2: MGAHPKGDAQIKDNRIAQTTLGQWIAHFPACLGSKVKDTFQGQLPFLFKVLSVNTALSIQAHPNRELAARLHAQFPEHYPDHNHKPEMAIALTRFQGLCGFRPVEEILGFLKSVPEFRALVGNEAAEELQCSMGDAVHTSQVLKKCFTRMMNCEKKVFVDQLNMLVKRVTEEGAAGKDTSSSNGDLLLRLHSQYPGDIGCFSIYFLNHMVLDPGQAMFLGANEPHAYLYGDCIECMACSDNTVRAGLTPKYIDVNTLCEMLSYSPAPASSKIFPCVQDASDPCVTLYDPPVPDFTVMRIQVAASVKQYTVAPVDSASILLVIEGDAMATSAAALSDITLRRGTVLFVSANESVSLHITSPSGMTMFRACCLL, encoded by the exons ATGGGTGCCCACCCAAAAGGTGATGCCCAGATTAAAGACAACAGGATCGCACAGACCACGCTGGGCCAGTGGATCGCCCACTTCCCTGCCTGCCTGGGCTCCAAGGTCAAAGACACCTTCCAGGGTCAGCTGCCCTTCCTCTTCAAAGTCCTCTCTGTCAATACAGCCCTGTCCATACAGGCCCACCCCAACAGA GAGTTAGCTGCTCGTCTCCATGCTCAGTTTCCGGAGCACTATCCAGACCACAACCACAAGCCGGAGATGGCCATCGCTCTCACCCGCTTCCAGGGCCTCTGTGGCTTCAGACCAGTGGAGGAGATCCTGGGATTCCTCAAAT CTGTCCCAGAGTTCCGGGCTCTGGTGGGAAATGAGGCAGCGGAGGAGCTGCAGTGCAGCATGGGAGATGCGGTTCATACGAGCCAGGTGCTGAAGAAGTGCTTCACCAGGATGATGAACTGTGAGAAGAAGGTGTTCGTGGATCAGCTCAACATGCTGGTCAAGAGAGTCACGGAAGAGG GTGCAGCAGGGAAGGACACTTCAAGCAGCAACGGTGACCTGCTGCTCCGCCTTCACTCCCAGTATCCCGGAGACATCGGCTGCTTCTCCATCTACTTCCTCAACCACATGGTCCTGGATCCAGGCCAGGCCATGTTCCTGGGAGCCAACGAGCCTCATGCTTACCTTTACGGAG ACTGTATTGAGTGTATGGCCTGCTCAGACAACACGGTGAGGGCCGGTCTGACACCGAAATACATTGATGTTAACACGCTGTGTGAGATGCTGAGCTACAGCCCAGCACCCGCCAGCTCCAAAATCTTCCCATGTGTCCAGGACGCTTCAGACCCCTGCGTGACCCTGTACGACCCCCCAGTGCCAGACTTCACTGTCATGAGGATACAG GTCGCAGCCTCTGTGAAGCAGTACACTGTTGCTCCGGTCGACAGCGCCAGCATCCTCCTGGTCATTGAAGGCGACGCCATGGCAACCTCTGCCGCCGCCCTCTCTGACATCACGCTGAGGCGGGGCACCGTCCTGTTTGTCTCGGCCAACGAGAGCGTCTCCTTGCACATCACCTCCCCGTCAGGGATGACCATGTTCCGAGCCTGCTGCCTCCTGTag
- the trex4 gene encoding three prime repair exonuclease 4, with the protein MQESESDVEKSQQSLVFFDLETTGLGQSCEIVQLAAVSGGHSLNLYIIPRCRMQRGAARVTGFRVRRQRLYLHRQLVLTNSLREVLVSFIAFLQMLGCPLVIGHNIRRFDCPLLARALDELDLRAEFESSVSGYVDTLPLAREMLKDRRLQSFRQENLVRELLGVNYKAHDALEDVRALQALYKALQPTPELIFRHRFTLDTMENKPAAKSLVHCKIPEQRPLWEHFRLTVQGTESKAEDHDGQLNEL; encoded by the exons ATgcaagaatcagaatcagacgTTGAAAAGTCTCAACAGTCGCTGGTTTTCTTTGACTTGGAGACAACTGGACTGG GTCAGAGTTGTGAGATCGTCCAGCTGGCTGCAGTGAGTGGAGGCCACTCGCTCAACCTCTACATCATCCCTCGGTGTCGAATGCAGCGAGGAGCAGCCAGAGTGACCGGCTTCAGGGTCCGCAGACAGAGACTGTACCTCCATCGGCAACTTGTCCTCACCAACTCCCTGCGGGAGGTCCTGGTCTCCTTCATAGCTTTCCTTCAAATGCTCGGATGCCCGCTTGTCATCGGCCACAACATTCGCCGCTTCGACTGTCCACTGTTGGCTCGAGCTCTCGATGAACTGGACCTCCGAGCAGAGTTTGAGTCATCAGTCTCGGGCTACGTTGACACTCTACCGCTGGCTCGGGAGATGCTGAAGGACCGCCGCCTCCAGAGTTTTCGACAGGAGAACCTGGTCAGGGAGCTGCTGGGTGTGAACTACAAGGCCCATGATGCTTTGGAGGATGTGCGAGCATTACAGGCACTGTATAAGGCGCTTCAGCCCACACCAGAGTTGATCTTTAGGCATAGGTTTACTCTGGACACCATGGAAAACAAACCAGCTGCTAAATCTCTAGTGCACTGTAAGATACCAGAACAGCGCCCCCTGTGGGAGCACTTCAGACTGACAGTGCAGGGCACAGAGAGCAAAGCAGAGGACCACGATGGACAACTTAATGAATTATAA